The following coding sequences are from one Streptomyces sp. NBC_01485 window:
- a CDS encoding glutamate ABC transporter substrate-binding protein, protein MKLRKVTAVSAAALVLALTATACGSDKKDDTAGSSASSGSGGKIKVGIKYDQPGLGLKKPDGSFAGFDVDVATYVAKQLGYEPNQIEFVETKSADRENALARGDVKFIAATYSINDKRKAKVDFAGPYLLAHQDLLVKSDSKISKAEDLNGKKLCSVTGSTSAQNIHDTIAPKANLKELSSYSECIAGLQSGAVDAVTTDDSILAGFASQEQYKGKFKLAGLKLSNENYGIGVKKGDTATVNKINKALETMVSDGSWQKAVEANFGPAGYKNEPAPKVGVIVK, encoded by the coding sequence ATGAAGCTTCGCAAGGTCACCGCCGTCTCGGCCGCAGCCCTCGTCCTCGCCCTGACCGCCACCGCGTGCGGCAGCGACAAGAAGGACGACACCGCCGGCAGCAGCGCCAGCAGCGGCAGCGGCGGAAAGATCAAGGTCGGCATCAAGTACGACCAGCCCGGCCTCGGTCTGAAGAAGCCCGACGGGTCCTTCGCCGGCTTCGACGTGGACGTCGCCACGTACGTCGCCAAGCAGCTCGGCTACGAGCCGAACCAGATCGAGTTCGTCGAGACCAAGAGCGCCGACCGCGAGAACGCCCTCGCGCGCGGTGACGTGAAGTTCATCGCGGCCACCTACTCGATCAACGACAAGCGCAAGGCGAAGGTCGACTTCGCCGGCCCGTACCTGCTGGCCCACCAGGACCTGCTGGTCAAGTCGGACTCGAAGATCAGCAAGGCCGAGGACCTCAACGGCAAGAAGCTGTGTTCCGTGACCGGCTCGACCTCGGCGCAGAACATCCACGACACGATCGCCCCGAAGGCGAACCTGAAGGAGCTGAGCTCCTACTCGGAGTGCATCGCCGGCCTGCAGAGCGGCGCCGTCGACGCGGTCACCACCGACGACTCGATCCTCGCAGGCTTCGCCTCGCAGGAGCAGTACAAGGGCAAGTTCAAGCTCGCGGGCCTGAAGCTCAGCAACGAGAACTACGGCATCGGCGTCAAGAAGGGCGACACCGCGACCGTGAACAAGATCAACAAGGCGCTGGAGACGATGGTCAGCGACGGCTCCTGGCAGAAGGCCGTCGAGGCCAACTTCGGCCCGGCCGGCTACAAGAACGAGCCGGCCCCGAAGGTCGGCGTCATCGTCAAGTAA
- a CDS encoding amino acid ABC transporter ATP-binding protein, with the protein MTEVSVAKEDVVASGELVVLKSVNKHFGALHVLQDIDLTIDRGEVVVVIGPSGSGKSTLCRTINRLETIDEGTIAIDGKPLPQEGKALARLRADVGMVFQSFNLFAHKTVLENVMLGQIKVRKADKKQAEEKARALLDRVGVGTQADKYPAQLSGGQQQRVAIARALAMDPKVMLFDEPTSALDPEMINEVLEVMQQLARDGMTMIVVTHEMGFARSAANRVVFMADGRIVEEAAPDQFFSNPRSDRAKDFLSKILHH; encoded by the coding sequence ATGACCGAAGTATCGGTGGCCAAGGAAGACGTGGTCGCGAGCGGTGAACTGGTCGTCCTGAAGAGCGTCAACAAGCACTTCGGCGCGTTGCACGTTCTCCAGGACATCGATCTCACGATCGACCGCGGCGAGGTCGTCGTGGTCATCGGACCCTCCGGGTCCGGGAAGTCGACCCTGTGCCGCACCATCAACCGCCTGGAGACGATCGACGAGGGCACGATCGCGATCGACGGCAAGCCGCTGCCCCAGGAGGGCAAGGCGCTGGCCCGGCTGCGCGCCGACGTCGGCATGGTCTTCCAGTCGTTCAACCTGTTCGCGCACAAGACCGTGCTCGAGAACGTGATGCTCGGCCAGATCAAGGTCCGCAAGGCCGACAAGAAGCAGGCCGAGGAGAAGGCACGCGCCCTCCTGGACCGGGTCGGTGTGGGCACGCAGGCCGACAAGTACCCGGCGCAGCTGTCGGGCGGCCAGCAGCAGCGCGTCGCCATCGCGCGGGCGCTGGCGATGGACCCGAAGGTCATGCTCTTCGACGAGCCGACGTCGGCCCTGGACCCCGAGATGATCAACGAGGTCCTCGAAGTCATGCAGCAGCTGGCCCGGGACGGCATGACCATGATCGTCGTCACCCACGAGATGGGTTTCGCACGATCGGCTGCAAACCGCGTGGTGTTCATGGCGGACGGGCGGATCGTCGAAGAGGCTGCGCCCGACCAGTTCTTCAGCAATCCGCGCAGCGACCGTGCCAAGGACTTCCTGTCGAAGATCCTGCACCACTGA
- a CDS encoding response regulator transcription factor, which translates to MRLLLVEDDNHVAAALSAVLKRHGFDVTHARSGEEALQALVPEGAGFGVVLLDLGLPDQDGYEVCGKIRKRTTTPVIMVTARSDVRSRIHGLNMGADDYVVKPYDTGELLARIHAVSRRTVHEDPAAAGEDALSLGPVRIELPTRRVTVDGSVVQLTRKEFDLLALLAQRPGVVFRREQIISEVWRTSWEGTGRTLEVHVASLRAKLRMPALIETVRGVGYRLVAPAA; encoded by the coding sequence ATGAGACTGCTGCTCGTCGAGGACGACAACCACGTCGCCGCCGCCCTGTCCGCGGTCCTGAAGCGGCACGGCTTCGACGTCACCCACGCGCGGAGCGGCGAGGAAGCGCTGCAGGCGCTCGTGCCGGAGGGCGCCGGCTTCGGCGTCGTGCTGCTCGACCTGGGGCTGCCCGACCAGGACGGGTACGAGGTCTGCGGCAAGATCCGCAAGCGCACCACCACCCCGGTGATCATGGTCACCGCCCGTTCCGACGTGCGCTCCCGCATCCACGGCCTCAACATGGGCGCCGACGACTACGTGGTGAAGCCGTACGACACCGGGGAACTGCTCGCCCGCATCCACGCCGTCAGCCGCCGCACCGTCCACGAGGACCCGGCAGCGGCCGGCGAGGACGCGCTGAGCCTGGGCCCCGTGCGGATCGAACTGCCCACGCGACGCGTCACGGTGGACGGTTCGGTCGTCCAACTGACCCGCAAGGAGTTCGACCTCCTCGCGCTGCTCGCCCAGCGCCCCGGTGTGGTCTTCCGCCGGGAGCAGATCATCAGCGAGGTCTGGCGCACGAGTTGGGAGGGGACCGGACGCACCCTGGAGGTGCATGTGGCGTCCCTGCGCGCCAAGTTGCGCATGCCCGCGCTGATCGAGACCGTACGGGGCGTCGGTTACCGGCTCGTCGCCCCGGCCGCGTAG
- a CDS encoding sensor histidine kinase, whose amino-acid sequence MRTRLLPLLIVLMAAVLLALGVPLAVSVAGAQQQTVVVDRIDDTARFAALAQFVTASSDTNASASASTNERRETLGRELASYYDVYGIRAGVFYGTDTPMAHAPKDWFLPETGEVRDAFDEALLSRRSHDPQQVWPWQRSRLVVASPVIRDGDVVAVVVTDSPTGAMRSRILHGWLVIAAGEAAAMLLAIGAALRLTGWVLKPVRVLDVTTHAIASGRLKSRVAVAGGPPELRRLARSFNEMADNVEDVLEQQRAFVADASHQLRNPLAALLLRIELLGYELPEGNEEIASVQGEGKRLAQVLDDLLDLALAEHAEADLRVTDIGALTAERVAAWAPTAERKGVRLVGDCPPTTAWADPVTLSSALDAVIDNAVKFTPEGKSVEVTVAADGEISTVVVTDNGPGLTDEELTRVGDRFWRSGRHQNIKGSGLGLSISKALLAAGGGALTYERHEPSGLTATVSVPRSPAS is encoded by the coding sequence TTGCGTACACGTCTCCTGCCGCTGCTCATCGTCCTGATGGCGGCCGTGCTACTGGCTCTTGGGGTGCCGCTGGCCGTCAGCGTGGCGGGCGCCCAGCAGCAGACGGTGGTCGTCGACCGCATCGACGACACCGCGCGCTTCGCGGCGCTCGCGCAGTTCGTCACCGCCTCGTCGGACACGAACGCCTCCGCGTCGGCGTCCACGAACGAGCGGCGCGAGACGCTCGGGCGGGAACTCGCCAGCTACTACGACGTCTACGGCATTCGTGCCGGTGTCTTCTACGGCACCGACACCCCCATGGCTCATGCTCCGAAGGACTGGTTCCTCCCCGAAACGGGGGAGGTGCGGGACGCGTTCGACGAGGCGCTGCTCAGCCGTCGCAGCCACGACCCGCAGCAGGTGTGGCCGTGGCAGCGCAGTCGGCTCGTCGTGGCGTCGCCGGTGATCCGGGACGGCGACGTCGTCGCGGTCGTCGTCACCGACTCGCCCACCGGGGCCATGCGGTCGCGGATCCTGCACGGCTGGCTGGTCATCGCCGCGGGCGAGGCCGCCGCGATGCTGCTGGCCATCGGCGCCGCCCTGCGCCTGACCGGCTGGGTGCTCAAACCCGTGCGCGTACTGGACGTCACCACCCACGCGATCGCGAGCGGCCGCCTGAAGTCCCGGGTCGCGGTGGCCGGCGGGCCGCCGGAACTCCGGCGGCTGGCCCGATCGTTCAACGAGATGGCGGACAACGTCGAGGACGTGCTGGAGCAACAGCGCGCCTTCGTCGCCGACGCCTCGCACCAACTGCGCAACCCGCTCGCCGCCCTGCTGCTGCGCATCGAGCTGCTGGGCTACGAACTCCCGGAGGGCAACGAGGAGATCGCCTCCGTCCAGGGCGAGGGAAAGCGCCTTGCCCAGGTCCTGGACGACCTGCTCGACCTGGCGCTGGCCGAGCACGCCGAGGCCGACCTGCGGGTCACCGACATCGGCGCGCTGACCGCCGAGCGCGTCGCCGCCTGGGCGCCCACCGCCGAGCGCAAGGGCGTCCGGCTGGTCGGCGACTGCCCGCCCACCACCGCGTGGGCCGACCCCGTGACGCTCTCCAGCGCGCTGGACGCCGTCATCGACAACGCGGTGAAGTTCACCCCCGAGGGCAAGAGCGTCGAGGTCACGGTCGCGGCCGACGGCGAGATCTCGACCGTCGTCGTCACCGACAACGGGCCCGGGCTGACCGACGAGGAGCTCACGCGCGTGGGCGACCGGTTCTGGCGCAGCGGCCGCCACCAGAACATCAAGGGCTCGGGCCTGGGCCTGTCCATCTCCAAGGCCCTGCTCGCGGCGGGCGGCGGCGCCCTCACCTACGAGCGCCACGAGCCCAGCGGGCTGACGGCGACGGTGTCCGTGCCGAGGTCGCCGGCGTCGTAG
- a CDS encoding TAXI family TRAP transporter solute-binding subunit: protein MSKVFSRVGRRRALQGAAVGAVVLGLLLWWLQPLGEAPPRGSITFSTGTTSGVYYEYGTRLRAELAKDMPDLDVKLSTSNGSQENVARVATGEADFTIAAADAVETYEQQHPGSAARLRGVARLYDDYVQLVVPRDSKIRSVADLRGRTVATGLPRSGVRLIAQRVLKAAGLDPSKDIKAVSEGIDTGPEKLKRGTIDAFFWSGGVPTAGLEKLADSFTFRFVPISPELVAKMHDLDDSTSYYRATNMPESAYPTIQNGSTVATIAVSNLLMTRTDMAPRLTEWLTRTVIKSRDGIGAHVHSAQLVDLRTAIYTDPLKLHQGARRYYRSVKP from the coding sequence ATGTCCAAGGTGTTCTCCCGTGTCGGCAGGCGCCGCGCCCTGCAAGGTGCGGCCGTCGGTGCCGTCGTCCTCGGGCTGCTGCTGTGGTGGCTGCAGCCGCTGGGCGAGGCGCCGCCGCGCGGCTCGATCACCTTCAGCACGGGCACGACGAGCGGCGTCTACTACGAGTACGGCACCCGGCTGCGCGCCGAACTCGCCAAGGACATGCCCGACCTGGACGTCAAGCTGTCGACCAGCAACGGATCGCAGGAGAACGTCGCGCGCGTGGCGACCGGCGAGGCCGACTTCACCATCGCCGCGGCCGACGCCGTCGAGACCTACGAGCAGCAGCACCCCGGCTCGGCCGCCCGGCTGCGCGGCGTGGCCCGCCTGTACGACGACTACGTCCAGCTCGTGGTGCCGCGCGACTCGAAGATCAGGTCCGTCGCGGATCTGCGCGGCAGAACGGTGGCGACGGGGCTGCCCCGCTCGGGTGTGCGACTGATCGCCCAACGGGTGCTCAAGGCGGCGGGCCTGGACCCGTCGAAGGACATCAAGGCCGTGTCGGAGGGCATCGACACCGGCCCCGAAAAGTTGAAGCGGGGCACGATCGACGCGTTCTTCTGGTCCGGCGGGGTCCCGACGGCCGGGCTGGAGAAACTGGCCGACAGCTTCACCTTCCGGTTCGTTCCGATCAGCCCCGAGCTCGTCGCCAAGATGCACGACCTGGACGACTCCACCAGCTACTACCGGGCCACGAACATGCCCGAGTCGGCCTACCCGACCATCCAGAACGGCTCCACCGTGGCGACGATCGCGGTGTCCAACCTGCTGATGACCCGTACGGACATGGCCCCCCGGCTCACCGAGTGGCTGACACGGACCGTGATCAAGAGCCGGGACGGCATCGGCGCACACGTGCACTCCGCCCAGTTGGTGGACCTGCGCACGGCCATCTACACCGACCCGCTCAAGCTGCACCAGGGCGCCCGCCGCTACTACCGCTCGGTCAAGCCGTAG
- a CDS encoding MazG nucleotide pyrophosphohydrolase domain-containing protein — translation MRSSSPADLVREFHRAFGLDARSTPTEVPPSLAAHRGELLAEEAAEVAEVSVSGPLDRLAHELADVVYVAYGTALVHGIDLDAVLAEIHRSNMTKLGPDGQVARRADGKVLKGEHYETPDVSAELRRQGWIPGGAA, via the coding sequence ATGCGTTCTTCCTCGCCCGCCGACCTGGTCCGTGAGTTCCACCGCGCGTTCGGGCTCGACGCCCGCAGTACGCCGACGGAGGTGCCGCCGAGCCTCGCCGCCCACCGCGGGGAGCTGCTCGCGGAGGAGGCCGCGGAGGTCGCCGAGGTGTCGGTGAGCGGCCCGCTGGACCGGCTCGCGCACGAACTGGCCGACGTCGTCTACGTCGCGTACGGCACGGCTCTGGTGCACGGGATCGACCTCGACGCGGTGCTCGCCGAGATCCACCGGTCCAACATGACCAAGCTGGGCCCCGACGGCCAGGTCGCCCGCCGTGCCGACGGCAAGGTGCTCAAGGGCGAGCACTACGAGACGCCGGACGTGTCCGCGGAGCTGCGCCGCCAGGGCTGGATACCTGGCGGCGCGGCCTGA
- a CDS encoding cation:proton antiporter: MHSAVLLIEFGSVILGLGLLGRFAARFQFSPIPLYLLAGLAFGKGGLLPLGASEEFIAIGAEIGVILLLLMLGLEYTASDLVSNLKAHYPAGLVDCALNAVPGALAALLLGWGPVAAVVLAGVTWISSSGVIAKVLGDLGRVGNRETPVILSVLVLEDLAMAVYLPIVTALVAGVGLAAGSLTLAIALGVAGLVLFVAVRHGRVISRFVSSDDPEKLLLVVLGLTILVAGVAQQLQVSAAVGAFLVGIALSGEAAEGAHTLLSPLRDLFAAIFFVFFGLHTDPASIPPVLLPALALAVVTAATKIATGYWAARRAGISVKGRWRAGGALVARGEFSIVIAGLAVTAGIEPSLGPLATAYVLILVVLGPLTARWTEPLAARWARRRTAPGGGTAEPLPEPRTQAPVGD, from the coding sequence GTGCACTCCGCAGTCCTGCTGATCGAGTTCGGTTCCGTCATCCTGGGCCTCGGCCTGCTCGGCCGGTTCGCCGCCCGTTTCCAGTTCTCGCCGATCCCGCTGTATCTGCTGGCCGGTCTGGCCTTCGGCAAGGGCGGGCTGCTGCCGCTCGGCGCGAGCGAGGAGTTCATCGCCATCGGCGCCGAGATCGGCGTCATCCTGTTGCTGCTGATGCTCGGCCTGGAGTACACGGCGAGCGATCTGGTCTCCAACCTCAAGGCCCACTATCCGGCCGGGCTCGTCGACTGCGCCCTCAACGCCGTGCCGGGCGCTCTCGCCGCGCTGCTGCTGGGCTGGGGGCCGGTGGCGGCCGTGGTGCTCGCGGGCGTCACCTGGATCTCCTCGTCCGGGGTGATCGCCAAGGTGCTGGGCGACCTGGGCCGGGTCGGCAACCGGGAGACCCCGGTGATCCTCAGCGTGCTGGTCCTCGAGGACCTGGCCATGGCGGTCTACCTGCCCATCGTCACCGCCCTGGTGGCCGGGGTCGGGCTGGCGGCCGGCAGTCTGACCCTGGCGATCGCGCTGGGCGTCGCGGGGCTCGTGCTGTTCGTGGCGGTGCGGCACGGCCGGGTCATCTCCCGTTTCGTGTCGAGCGACGACCCGGAGAAGCTGCTGCTCGTCGTGCTGGGGCTGACGATCCTGGTCGCCGGTGTGGCGCAGCAGCTCCAGGTGTCGGCGGCCGTGGGGGCGTTCCTGGTGGGCATCGCGCTGTCCGGGGAAGCGGCGGAGGGCGCGCACACGCTGCTGAGCCCGCTGCGGGACCTGTTCGCGGCGATCTTCTTCGTCTTCTTCGGGCTGCACACCGACCCGGCGAGCATCCCGCCCGTCCTGCTGCCCGCCCTCGCGCTGGCGGTCGTCACCGCCGCGACGAAGATCGCCACCGGCTACTGGGCGGCCCGGCGGGCCGGGATCTCGGTCAAGGGGCGCTGGCGTGCGGGCGGTGCGCTGGTGGCGCGCGGGGAGTTCTCGATCGTCATCGCCGGACTGGCGGTCACCGCCGGAATCGAGCCGTCCCTGGGACCGCTGGCGACGGCGTACGTGCTGATCCTGGTGGTCCTCGGCCCGCTCACCGCGCGCTGGACGGAGCCGCTGGCGGCTCGGTGGGCGCGCCGCCGGACGGCCCCCGGCGGCGGCACGGCGGAGCCGCTGCCCGAGCCGCGGACCCAGGCGCCGGTGGGTGACTGA
- a CDS encoding cation:proton antiporter regulatory subunit: MSAPRLRTTPLPGIGVQYDLVTREQRHLSVVAHRDGTRTVGLYRADDPDSCAHSLRLTGAEAGALIDALMPSHHSASLLYTTDLGLVAERIEVAAASRWNGRLLGDTRMRTETGASIVAVLRRAEAIPSPAPDFRLAGGDTLIVIGTREGVDAAAAILGRE; this comes from the coding sequence GTGTCTGCTCCACGCCTCCGAACGACGCCGCTGCCAGGCATCGGAGTCCAGTACGACCTCGTGACGCGGGAGCAGCGCCACCTGTCCGTGGTGGCGCACCGCGACGGCACCCGGACCGTCGGCCTGTACCGGGCCGACGACCCCGACTCCTGCGCCCACTCCCTGCGGCTGACCGGCGCCGAGGCGGGCGCGCTGATCGACGCGCTGATGCCGTCCCATCACAGCGCGAGCCTGCTCTACACCACGGACCTGGGGCTGGTCGCCGAGCGCATCGAGGTGGCGGCGGCCTCGCGCTGGAACGGGCGGCTGCTGGGCGACACCCGGATGCGCACGGAGACCGGTGCCTCGATCGTGGCGGTGCTGCGGCGGGCCGAGGCGATTCCGTCGCCGGCGCCGGACTTCCGGCTCGCGGGCGGCGACACCCTCATCGTCATCGGCACCCGCGAAGGCGTGGACGCGGCCGCGGCGATACTCGGACGGGAGTGA
- a CDS encoding ATP-binding protein, protein MSLFWRIFVLDAVALIVAAALLLGPVTVSTAIPPGEVLVVVAGLAALLTVNAVVLRVGLAPLTEETELVLYRVAQEALTNTARHSGADRAELRLRPVADGVELLVRDNGSGLGAGAGRKLGMRDRLELTRYAIRAGLIDP, encoded by the coding sequence GTGTCGCTGTTCTGGCGGATCTTCGTCCTCGACGCCGTCGCCCTGATCGTGGCGGCCGCGCTGCTGCTGGGCCCGGTCACCGTCTCCACGGCCATACCGCCGGGCGAGGTGCTCGTCGTGGTGGCCGGTCTGGCCGCGCTGCTGACGGTCAACGCGGTCGTGCTGCGCGTCGGCCTGGCCCCGCTGACCGAGGAGACGGAACTCGTGCTCTACCGCGTGGCCCAGGAAGCCCTCACCAACACCGCCCGCCACTCCGGCGCCGACCGCGCCGAACTCCGCCTGCGCCCGGTAGCCGACGGCGTCGAACTCCTCGTCCGGGACAACGGCAGCGGCCTGGGCGCGGGGGCGGGGAGGAAACTCGGCATGCGCGACCGTCTGGAACTCACCCGCTACGCGATCCGCGCGGGCCTCATCGACCCGTGA
- the miaB gene encoding tRNA (N6-isopentenyl adenosine(37)-C2)-methylthiotransferase MiaB — MTSSSDRSLAVDVHTPKSYEIRTYGCQMNVHDSERLSGLLEEAGYVRAPEGADGDADVVVFNTCAVRENADNRLYGNLGRLAPMKTKRPGMQIAVGGCLAQKDRDTIVKKAPWVDVVFGTHNIGKLPVLLERARVQEEAQVEIAESLEAFPSTLPTRRESAYAAWVSISVGCNNTCTFCIVPALRGKEKDRRTGDILAEIEALVGEGVSEITLLGQNVNAYGSDIGDREAFGKLLRACGAIEGLERVRFTSPHPRDFTDDVIAAMAETPNVMPQLHMPLQSGSDTVLKAMRRSYRQERYLGIIEKVRAAIPHAAITTDIIVGFPGETEEDFEETLHAVREARFAQAFTFQYSKRPGTPAATMEDQIPKEVVQARYERLVALQEEISWEENKKQVGRTLELMVAEGEGRKDGATHRLSGRAPDNRLVHFTKPDQEVRPGDVVTVEVTYAAPHHLLAEGPTLDVRRTRAGDAWEKRTAEKAAKPAGVLLGLPKIGVPAPLPVATGSGCGRD; from the coding sequence ATGACCAGCAGCAGCGACCGGAGCCTCGCAGTGGACGTTCACACCCCCAAGAGCTACGAAATCCGCACTTACGGGTGCCAGATGAACGTCCATGACTCCGAGCGGTTGTCCGGGCTGCTCGAAGAGGCCGGGTACGTGCGCGCCCCCGAAGGGGCGGACGGCGACGCGGACGTCGTCGTCTTCAACACCTGCGCGGTCCGTGAGAACGCCGACAACCGGCTCTACGGCAACCTCGGCCGGCTTGCCCCGATGAAGACGAAGCGTCCCGGGATGCAGATCGCGGTCGGCGGCTGCCTCGCGCAGAAGGACCGCGACACCATCGTGAAGAAGGCGCCCTGGGTGGACGTCGTCTTCGGCACGCACAACATCGGCAAGCTCCCGGTCCTGCTGGAACGCGCGCGCGTGCAGGAAGAGGCCCAGGTCGAGATCGCCGAGTCGCTCGAGGCGTTCCCCTCCACCCTGCCGACGCGGCGCGAGAGCGCCTACGCGGCCTGGGTGTCGATCTCCGTCGGCTGCAACAACACGTGCACCTTCTGCATCGTCCCGGCCCTGCGCGGCAAGGAGAAGGACCGCCGCACCGGCGACATCCTCGCCGAGATCGAGGCGCTGGTCGGCGAGGGCGTCTCCGAGATCACGCTGCTCGGCCAGAACGTCAACGCCTACGGCTCCGACATCGGCGACCGCGAGGCCTTCGGCAAGCTGCTGCGCGCGTGCGGCGCGATCGAGGGCCTGGAGCGCGTCCGCTTCACCTCCCCGCACCCGCGCGACTTCACCGACGACGTCATCGCCGCCATGGCCGAGACGCCCAACGTGATGCCGCAGCTCCACATGCCCCTCCAGTCCGGCTCGGACACGGTCCTGAAGGCGATGCGCCGGTCGTACCGGCAGGAGCGCTACCTCGGGATCATCGAGAAGGTGCGGGCCGCCATCCCGCACGCGGCGATCACCACCGACATCATCGTGGGCTTCCCCGGCGAGACCGAGGAGGACTTCGAGGAGACCCTCCACGCGGTCCGCGAGGCCCGGTTCGCGCAGGCGTTCACGTTCCAGTACTCCAAGCGGCCCGGCACCCCGGCCGCGACCATGGAGGACCAGATCCCCAAGGAGGTCGTGCAGGCGCGCTACGAGCGTCTCGTCGCCCTTCAGGAGGAGATCTCCTGGGAGGAGAACAAGAAGCAGGTCGGCCGCACCCTGGAGCTGATGGTGGCCGAGGGCGAGGGCCGCAAGGACGGCGCCACCCACCGCCTCTCCGGCCGCGCCCCCGACAACCGCCTGGTGCACTTCACCAAGCCGGACCAGGAGGTGCGCCCCGGCGACGTCGTGACCGTCGAGGTGACGTACGCCGCCCCGCACCACCTCCTCGCCGAGGGCCCCACCCTGGACGTGCGCCGCACGCGCGCGGGGGACGCCTGGGAGAAGCGCACCGCGGAGAAGGCGGCGAAGCCGGCCGGCGTCCTGCTCGGCCTCCCCAAGATCGGCGTGCCCGCACCGCTCCCGGTGGCCACGGGCAGCGGCTGCGGCCGCGACTGA
- a CDS encoding class III extradiol dioxygenase subunit B-like domain-containing protein, translated as MLVAAAVCPCPPLLVPEVAAGAAPELDAARTACSAALGVLTAARPDRLVVVGPAGQAGRGPYPEGTRGAFHGFGVDLAVRLGRGGADAPSDRALPPSLAVGAWLLERAGWSAAPVEGLGVGEPLTAERCGEAGQEIGAAAGRVALLVMGDASACRTLKAPGYLDERAAPFDAAVARALGTADVAALRALDARLAYELKASGRAPWQVLAGAAEDAGLTGALLYEDAPYGVGYVVATWS; from the coding sequence ATGCTTGTCGCCGCCGCAGTCTGCCCCTGTCCGCCCCTTCTCGTGCCGGAGGTGGCCGCGGGCGCCGCTCCCGAGCTGGACGCGGCGCGTACCGCCTGCTCCGCCGCGCTGGGCGTGCTGACGGCTGCCCGGCCGGACCGGCTGGTGGTCGTCGGGCCCGCCGGGCAGGCCGGGCGCGGCCCGTACCCGGAGGGCACGCGGGGCGCGTTCCACGGCTTCGGAGTGGACCTCGCCGTACGGCTGGGCCGCGGCGGCGCGGACGCGCCGTCCGACCGCGCACTGCCGCCGTCCCTCGCCGTCGGCGCCTGGCTGCTGGAGCGGGCCGGGTGGTCGGCCGCCCCGGTCGAGGGACTCGGCGTGGGGGAACCGCTCACGGCCGAGCGCTGCGGCGAGGCCGGACAGGAGATCGGCGCGGCGGCGGGACGGGTGGCGCTGCTGGTGATGGGCGACGCCAGTGCGTGCCGGACGCTGAAGGCGCCGGGCTATCTCGACGAGCGCGCGGCACCGTTCGACGCGGCGGTCGCACGGGCCCTCGGCACGGCGGACGTGGCGGCTCTCAGGGCGCTGGACGCGCGACTGGCGTACGAACTCAAGGCTTCGGGCCGGGCGCCCTGGCAGGTGCTCGCGGGCGCCGCCGAGGACGCCGGGCTGACGGGCGCGCTGCTGTACGAGGACGCGCCGTACGGCGTGGGGTACGTGGTCGCGACCTGGTCGTAG
- a CDS encoding antitoxin: protein MGLLDNLKARLAPAKSKVSDLAHQHGDKVHHGLDKAAKVVDEKTKGKYSDKIQTGTGKAKGAMDKLAHKDGDEPAAGDGDTFTPPSPPPPAS, encoded by the coding sequence ATGGGTCTTTTGGACAATTTGAAGGCCAGACTCGCCCCGGCCAAGAGCAAGGTCTCGGACCTCGCGCATCAGCACGGGGACAAGGTCCACCACGGTCTCGACAAGGCCGCGAAGGTCGTCGACGAGAAGACCAAGGGCAAGTACAGCGACAAGATCCAGACGGGCACCGGTAAGGCCAAGGGCGCCATGGACAAGCTCGCGCACAAGGACGGCGACGAGCCCGCGGCGGGCGACGGCGACACGTTCACCCCGCCGAGCCCGCCCCCGCCGGCTTCCTGA